One Nematostella vectensis chromosome 10, jaNemVect1.1, whole genome shotgun sequence genomic window, ccaaattttcaaagaatcgTTATCtgacaaaaaggaacaaaataatatattgtgttgccatagcaacacaatatgacgtcattatgacgtgatttaaggacatatggttataaatagcctatctttcgaaacctttgcatagaacatccaaaatccaaataagTTATCATAATCAGTTCGTATTCAAAAAGCGACCGATATTCTTCAAAAAAACTGTCTTTGTGACGacacgatgacgtcatttaaATGAGCAGAAACGGGCAATATTTCCGTTTTTTTAGATGTGCATTTCTGTATGTCTTTTTCGATAATCTTATTATCTTGCAGTAGACATATATTATTAGTGACACTTtttctatgacaacaatataTGACACCTGTAAGTTTGCAACTGGACtcttaattaaagtaatagtttaaatatcttttccaaaaatgtttttttctactttttatttaaaatagaggAATATCAAAaggattttgccaaatttagatgttaattaaaaaaaaaaaaaaaacacagcgatttttagctaattatgtgacatcagcatccgccatcttggatccgccatattgaatccgccatcttggatttaatgaaagttatttactttaatcaataaaaactgggTGGCAAAATCTgaagctttttgacaatattcGATCTTCGTTTCAAGTTTTATTAATGATTTCAGGTGGATATGAATGTTATTTTGCTATTACTACAAGCACTATTTCGAGAAGgtcaaaaattgacaaaaaaaacaccacccctcccccctaaaatagagatgtaatttttattgtgtttttttcaaaacttggcataaaacGTTTATATGACATGGATTTACGTTGAGCACGTCTATTTATAGTTGATCTTAACGACGTTTtgcctaattttcattaaacctatgtctcaaaacttggttgctatggttaccagggtacacatatcaaaattttgtttacaccaaactgatcccagataaattttaggaaaaggCATCAAATTTCGATGCTCTAGCCCTACTAGTTCAAAAATTATCACAGATCAAAGGTGCTGGGGGCCTCAAAAGCCCCCCCGGGTCTAAATAGGGTTAACATTAAACGctcctctctaataaacgcctcctattTATTGGactccccccacccaccccctcggACCATTGAAAGCCCCcggcgtttattagataatTTACGGCATGTATAAGTTTTTAGTTTCTTAGATGGCATAGTGAAGTAAGAGGAGTATCGTGGATGCGTAACCCTAGATAAAGCAGTCGGTTCCGTATCTTTTAGTTCCCTAGATGTCGCTTCCCAAGTGAGCTATGAACGGATCATTATGGATGCTTACCCCCCAGCAAGAGAAGCCGGCTCCGTGATACGAGGCTTCATCGGAGGTGTGAGCTTTCTTGACCGTCTATTAAACAGGACTCCTGAAAtgaaagtgaaaacaattagaacATGCGCGGAACGAAAAATTATAACTGAGACAGTCACACTATACGCTGATATTGATCCAGATGAAGGAGACAGTCACactatttagtaaataaagcccttctggcggctgggatatcggcggataatgtccaaggatgagaaatggtacgaaaaaTAGACAGTTGGCCGAGAAGCGAAGCTTCGAGGGCAACTGTGAAATTTTGAGGACCATTTCTCATCCCAGTGACTACACTAAAAATGCGAAAAGTATATTCTGCGCGCACTGACGTGCATTGGAATTTTTGCCATTCGCGAAAGATAACGATTCATGCAACATTAAACAATTCATGCAACAAAAACTACAAGCTCAAAACTTGCATTTCAACTGGTGGATTTACACCTAGACTGTTTCTTATTGTTCTGCTTAGAGCTGGAATAGAAAttgaaagttttcaattttgaaatgtcttctgagcgcgcgctgttgtgGAGTTTTTGTCATTGCCTTTTCTTTCCCGTTTCAggataaattctaaaaaaacacattgaTGATAGTTCTATGAAAGAAATGAAACATTCTTTCTGTGACTTCATAGCGTTTTGAAAACCATGGTGTTTGTTTGAGGAGTTATTTAGCAGACGGAAAGCACTTTGCCTGGACGTTATCGACTGATATTTGTCCTGTGAAAATGTGCATGTAACCCGTATTGACCAATGAGCGCGCTTGAAAATTCATCACTGGGATATAAACGCTGTATTGATCCAGATGAAGGATTGTGTACCTGATGGCGTGCTAGTCTGTGGTGTCATGTGACGGCGAGGTTGTGCCGACGGTACTCTAGATCCTTGCATCACAATCTGAAAGAACAACAGCATTCTTTGGTAGACCATAGGCTAAATCCGGGCACTACTATGGCCTACCAAGACAATCAGCATGTGAGAGTCACAGTTTCGACTCTTGGTTGACATGGGCTCCATATGTAGGATGATTCCATCGTGTTTCATCGAGCCTAGTGAAGTTCTGTcaatcagatagcacgtttcccGCATCCTTACTTCTCAAAGAGTTGCCACGGTTTGTAAGGTAACTACACGCGCTTTTCTCTACCTCCTGAGCTTTTTAAAATCTAACATTTATTAATTATCTAAGCTATGGTCTTCTAGTCATCTGCACCAATTATAACGGATAGCACGACTATCAAACGACTCTGATAACTGTTATTAAAATAGAATTGAAATCTTacaaattttcatttagcttTACTTGAACATTACGCGCCCTGTAACTTGAAATAAGCttctttttgtataaaaaaaaacaacaacaacaaccttACTTTAGTTAAAGGATCTGTGTCATTCACTCTATCAAAGCTAATATAGAAGCTAAAAGCCCTCCAAGTAGAAACTTTAATAACAGGATATGCTTTTAAGTTGAACTTACTGGGGCAGACTGGCTCCGCTGGACACTGCTGTTGGAGTAAGAGCCTGGAACACAACAACATTTACTGAGAACGTTCCTAGAGGAATAAGCCACAACGCGCAAAATATATCAATTAACTTAATATTGAGTCTGCCCGAAAGATTAAGTCTGAAACTTAAGTACGAGTTTTGCTACAATTCAAACCTTACCCGTGTCACGAAGTCGAATACCCGAGCTCCGATCTAGTATATTATCAGTCTTATCTAAAGTCTTACTAATGCTACAAATTAAACCTAACCTTTGTCACCAAGCTGAAGATCCGAGGGGTGTGAAGATCTACTCTGCCTTCCTGATAACATCACCTTGACATGGCCTGCAGCGAGTGTCTTTGCTGTTGCAGTGAAGTTACCCGCCTTCTCAATGCTTTTTTCATCACAGAGGAATCCAGCGAAGTCAGTCGTTGAATCGTCTTCCTGAAGAGCTGCTGAACTCTCCTGGATTTCTCGGTGCATCATCTCATCATAGCCAAGTCTAGGGGCAGTTGGAGTTTGGACATGTGTTTGAGCTCCCTTAACTACATCTTTTCCAGAATTCAATGATCGATTTGCATGGACAGAGGGATTTTTGGCAGGTATATTTGGTGTCCTGACTGTTGACTGTGGGATTGATTTCGGCGAGactgtttccttttttatatCTAATGTCCCGCCCGAGGATCTAGAGGGTGGGACCAGCTGATCAGTTGCAACCAAGTCCCTTTTTTCTAAGCATCCTTTTTCTGACCGCGTATTAAATGTATGTCCTGATAAACAGTCAATTCCTTCGACTTCACCGAGGACTTTTCTTGCCTTTTCTAATGATTCTTCAGATATTTCCACTTTCTTCCCACTGGCAGTCTGAAATCCAGAGAAAGTTGCCATAATCACATTTCTTTCGGTTTCTTCACAAGGAAGTGTCAGATCTTCTGAATCAATCTGCTTGAACGTTTCTCTGGCTTTCTTGAGCGATTCTTTAGATATTTCAACTTTCTTTCCACTTGCAGTCTGAAACCCCGAAAAAGTCACAGCTGATTCGTCATGGGCATTTCTATCGGCCTCACCTTCAAGCTGCTGAAACGTCTCTCTTGCTCTCTTTAATGATTCTTCAGATATCTCAACTTTCTTTCCACTTGCTGTATGAAACCCGGGAAAAGGAGACGGTTTCTCTTCGCTTAGATCATTCATATTGATTTGTTGGAATGTGTCTCCTGCTTTCTTAAGAGCCTCCGCAGATATTTCAACTTTCTTACCACTTGCAGTCTGAAATCCAGAGAAAGTTGCCATAATCACATTTCTTTCGGTTTCTTCACGAGGAAGTGTCAGATCTTCTGAATCAATCTGCTTGAACGTTTCTCTGGCTTTCTTGAGCGATTCTTCAGATATTTCAACTTTCTTTACACTTGCAGTCTGAAATCCAGAAAATGTTTGGGATTTGACATTGACATTTCTACAGGTTTTATCTTGAGGGTTTATTTGGTCATCCATGTCAATCTGCTTGAATGTCTCTCTTGCTTTCTTTAGACACTCTTCTGATATTTCAACTTTCTTTCCACTCGCAGTCTGAAATCCAGAAAAGGTTTGGGCTTTGACATTAACATTTCTACCGGTTTTATCTTGAGGTGGTATTTCGTCATCCATGTCGATCTGCTTGAATCTTTCTGTGGCTTTCTTTAACGATTCTTCAGATATTTCAACTTTCTTTCCACTTGCAGTCTGAAATCCAGAAACGATTTGGGGTTTTACATTAACATGTCGAGAGGTTCTATCTTGAGGGTTTATTTGGTCACCCATGTCAATCTGCTTGAATGTCTCTCTTGCTTTCTTTAGACACTCTTCTGATATTTCAACCTTCTTCCCACTCGCAGTCTGAAAACGAGAACGGATTGCCATCTTTGCGCGACACCTTTCATTTTTGTCCTCAATGTCTATTTGCCTTGATGTTTTTCCTGCTATACTTGGTACCTCTACAGATCGGGTACGAGCAACATTTTTACCGACTTGACAGGACATATGGTCATCCATATCTAACCGTCTTAGCATATCCCTCGCCGTATGTAACGACTCTTCTGAGATTTCAACCTTTTTTCCGCTTGCTGTTTGGAATCCGGAGAATGGCGGTTTCTTGACATTTTCATGATGCCCCAACTCGTGATATTCTCTCATGCTGACCGTGCTCGTATTATGATGTAAAGGCACAGAAATTGTTCCATTCTTCGTATCGCTTATCATCTCTAAACTCGTTCCAAATTCGGAGAGGACAGAGTGATTATCGCTCTTAAATGTGTCAAATTCGTCACCTAAATAATTTAAATCTACGTCTTCAAGTAATTCACGTGCTATCTTTAACGCTTCTTTAGAAATGTCGATTTTCTTGCCACTTGCTGTTTTAAACCCTGATGGTTTCTTCACTTGTGTTTTTACAATCGAGTCAGCATCACTTAATTCCCGAGTCAAATGTAAGGTAGGAGACATATTACACTGATTGGTAAATTCATTATGTCTAGGGGCCTGGTCATCACTCACAGAACAACTCTCCCACATGCGTCTAGCGCTTTGCAGGGACCTCTCTGATGCTTTAAGTTTCACGCCACTGGCGGTGTGAAATCCTTGTAACTCCGAACAATCATCTTTGTTACCGTCTCGATTCCAATCAATAGGCCCCGGAACTTTATTAATACCAGGTTCATCATCTACTAAAACAGTATTTGTATCTGGATTAACAGGTTTGTTATTTTGGCGAGATGGCAAAGATTCACCACATGCATCCAAAGCGTCTGCATGTGAAACGAGGGAATCGTCCAGCGAGTCATCAACAGACAACCCATTATTCAAATCCTGCTCGAGCTGATCAAGCTCAGCCTTGATCTCACGCAACGCATCTTCTGATAATGACAGCTTCTTGCCACTTGAGGTCATAAATCCAAAATTTTTGCCTGTATCCATGACACACTTCATTTGAAAAGAAGAAAGATCACTAGTGCCTTTACTTGCAGATTTAACGTAATTTTTCTTTGGAGTCGACTTTCTAATATCCTCGTCGCCATTTCTAACTTCAAGAGATTCTATTTCATCAACAGGGAATTGACTCAACGCATCCATGTCAAATAGTGGTTCATTCGCGTAGCTTTCAGCACCAAGCGTACCTTCCTCTTGTTCCCAGTTATCAGCAGGTCGGGGCAGAACAGATGCCTGCGCCTTCCCAGTTGATTCGCCCGGCAAAGGGGGACCGGATACCTGATCATATACCTTGCCAGCCACATAGGCAGGACTTAAGGGTGGATTAGACACATTATCGCATGAGTTGCCAGCTTTCTTAACAGAACCTGGGGTTGAAATAGACATTTGATCACATGACTTGTTGATTGATGCAACAAACTTTGCTGCTTCGAGTAAGGCCTTCTCAGAGATATCAACAGTCTTTCCCGACCCAGTCCTGAAGCCTACAAATTCACCATCTTGAGGCGGTTTATGGGTATCTAATGTTGAACAATCAGGATTATTATCTATATTATCTAACTTGAGGTCTTCAGACGCACTGGGCTTTTCCCCTTTGATTTCATTATCTGGAAATAGTCCTTTCGCACTGTTTTCAGGAATAGACTTTGGCGTTTCTGTAGCTTTGCGGCACATATCACTTTCTGTGGTTTTTGGCATCTTCTTATATAATCCATCAGTTAATTCAGCGAATTCCCTTCGCGGGGTTGGATAAAGGAATCTTCTATTTCTGGACAATCTCTTCAGACCTGGAACCTTACAAGATGGTGTCACCTTTGCTAGCCTTGTTGTTGGATTATCTGGCGCAGATTCAGTGCGTCTGTTACTGGTTTTAAGCAAACTATCGGATCTCAATATTGAAGGGACAGCTTCAGTCACTTGTGGGTCCAGACCTAGATGTGTTTTGGCACGACTCGTGTTCTGAGGTTTGTCATCTGGAATAtctgtaaaaacaaacaattgaTTAACTTTTAGAGGCCAGGTAGATGATATTGTGTACACAATAAACAGAACTAATGCATCCACCGTACACTCTATCACAGCGCCATTCTATGCTACACCACAATATTGAGTCACACAAGGCACCTATTCCAATCAAAAACTGTATCAAGACCTCAGCGGGGTTAGAGAAAAGCGCTATACAAATTTACTTGTGGTTATTAttctgattatttttttatattttttttttcaaatagactGTATTTTCAAACGTATACATTGGTTAAGAAGGAAAATCAGGCTGTCATTTAACGTTCCATGCGTAATGTCACATAAACTATCCCACCCTATCCCAGGCTGATTCAAGTGGGTACAAAGCAAGAGCACAGCTAAAGGTGGGCGCGGCAATGGGTTTGCGCACCCTACACCACCATCCAAATAGACTGATATATTGTAATTTTAAATATAAGCAATGAAATATAGGTAGCTGATCTTCTGGCATATCTTCTGCTTTATCCCCAAATTACACTTTTGTGTAATTTGCTTCAATTAGACAGCCAAAAGACATGTCATATTGACATGTAACGTACCTTTACTACGATCAGAATTTCTAGTGGAAACATCTGACGTCCCAGCCCTGTCTACCTCTGTCGCCAAAGCCTCTTCAAATGAGGTAGAAAGTGAACCAATGCTTATATCCATTGCATCAAGGGTGTCACTTGGTAGAACAAAGCCTGAGGTACTGCTCTCACAGGGGAAAGGAGAAAACGTTTGCGCGTGAACAGCAGAAACAGCAAACGAAGCCTTTTGAGAAGTATTACTACAACATTTAGACCCATTTGGACGATCAGCAATACCACTGTAAGAGTCTCCAAACTCTGCTGAAGTGCAGGCCATGTAAGAGTCAGTCTTTGACACAGAAGGTTTCTCCAAAGCTTCTTGGGATTCAATAGATACTAGAGAACGCTCACAACACGATACCAACGTATCATCAAGCAATGTCAGACTCCGGCAAAGTCCAGAAGTACTGTTTTCCTCTAATTCCTGACGACTAATACTTGTCGTTTCATAGTTTAATAACTCTAAATTACTACTATATTGTTGATGAGAAGATATCTGTTTTTGAGAGTGTTGACTAGGGTTAATGTCATCGCACACTGTAAAATCTACATCTGGAGTTAAAGGGCTGTGACTGCTTTGCTCTGAAGACCCTGAACCATCAACCCCTTTTGATGTTGTCTTACAAAGTTTCTTTCTGCGACCTCTCCTATGACGTTTATCCCTCCGCTTGACATTTATTTTTGTGATCTTAGGGGTTGATTGAGGTAGAGCGTGGAAACTTGTCACTTCTTGTGAGGAGACCAGTGGACTGACAGCTGGGACAGGCTCTCGTTCTGATCTGTTCGATGTGGtctttgttgtattttcagaAGCAAAAGGCATTAATGAGAGTTCAGAGTTTTCCTCCAGTTCAGGGAGAGAAGTGACTTCAAGTGATGTGTTGTCAGACTCATTCTGGaggtttttctttgaaaacaaTGTCCTAGCAACCTAAGTATAAATAAGGAAGGAATTTACGTATGCACAAACTAGAATTTGAGAAATTATACAGGAATAGgcagaaaaatataattcaTATATT contains:
- the LOC5506070 gene encoding breast cancer type 2 susceptibility protein homolog, whose protein sequence is MSTGIRPKCHEQCPKAHKNLSKSVFIDTKKPSEDFWKSLLQEKCPEELCDVSEGLLNDSDLTPDDFLSSIDQETSIKEHVNRTQYESDQQKFPSHEFKTPATQKTRQFSHLDRTPNLFTQDSQEHVTPNNIPGSHTVEREESLVGGLVQVHRPWESLIKTPETLEQLITEKQSCRPSLPMLDVSEARDDTIEWTESMATPPRQKDDGIDEGELMDTKITVGEKGTKVARTLFSKKNLQNESDNTSLEVTSLPELEENSELSLMPFASENTTKTTSNRSEREPVPAVSPLVSSQEVTSFHALPQSTPKITKINVKRRDKRHRRGRRKKLCKTTSKGVDGSGSSEQSSHSPLTPDVDFTVCDDINPSQHSQKQISSHQQYSSNLELLNYETTSISRQELEENSTSGLCRSLTLLDDTLVSCCERSLVSIESQEALEKPSVSKTDSYMACTSAEFGDSYSGIADRPNGSKCCSNTSQKASFAVSAVHAQTFSPFPCESSTSGFVLPSDTLDAMDISIGSLSTSFEEALATEVDRAGTSDVSTRNSDRSKDIPDDKPQNTSRAKTHLGLDPQVTEAVPSILRSDSLLKTSNRRTESAPDNPTTRLAKVTPSCKVPGLKRLSRNRRFLYPTPRREFAELTDGLYKKMPKTTESDMCRKATETPKSIPENSAKGLFPDNEIKGEKPSASEDLKLDNIDNNPDCSTLDTHKPPQDGEFVGFRTGSGKTVDISEKALLEAAKFVASINKSCDQMSISTPGSVKKAGNSCDNVSNPPLSPAYVAGKVYDQVSGPPLPGESTGKAQASVLPRPADNWEQEEGTLGAESYANEPLFDMDALSQFPVDEIESLEVRNGDEDIRKSTPKKNYVKSASKGTSDLSSFQMKCVMDTGKNFGFMTSSGKKLSLSEDALREIKAELDQLEQDLNNGLSVDDSLDDSLVSHADALDACGESLPSRQNNKPVNPDTNTVLVDDEPGINKVPGPIDWNRDGNKDDCSELQGFHTASGVKLKASERSLQSARRMWESCSVSDDQAPRHNEFTNQCNMSPTLHLTRELSDADSIVKTQVKKPSGFKTASGKKIDISKEALKIARELLEDVDLNYLGDEFDTFKSDNHSVLSEFGTSLEMISDTKNGTISVPLHHNTSTVSMREYHELGHHENVKKPPFSGFQTASGKKVEISEESLHTARDMLRRLDMDDHMSCQVGKNVARTRSVEVPSIAGKTSRQIDIEDKNERCRAKMAIRSRFQTASGKKVEISEECLKKARETFKQIDMGDQINPQDRTSRHVNVKPQIVSGFQTASGKKVEISEESLKKATERFKQIDMDDEIPPQDKTGRNVNVKAQTFSGFQTASGKKVEISEECLKKARETFKQIDMDDQINPQDKTCRNVNVKSQTFSGFQTASVKKVEISEESLKKARETFKQIDSEDLTLPREETERNVIMATFSGFQTASGKKVEISAEALKKAGDTFQQINMNDLSEEKPSPFPGFHTASGKKVEISEESLKRARETFQQLEGEADRNAHDESAVTFSGFQTASGKKVEISKESLKKARETFKQIDSEDLTLPCEETERNVIMATFSGFQTASGKKVEISEESLEKARKVLGEVEGIDCLSGHTFNTRSEKGCLEKRDLVATDQLVPPSRSSGGTLDIKKETVSPKSIPQSTVRTPNIPAKNPSVHANRSLNSGKDVVKGAQTHVQTPTAPRLGYDEMMHREIQESSAALQEDDSTTDFAGFLCDEKSIEKAGNFTATAKTLAAGHVKVMLSGRQSRSSHPSDLQLGDKGSYSNSSVQRSQSAPIVMQGSRVPSAQPRRHMTPQTSTPSGVLFNRRSRKLTPPMKPRITEPASLAGGNTNTKSDTRRLFARKPVSTIPSPSSVPGHSVKRKQFATPFRAHASTASAAENSMQTPSVVAPDRKRPRFSGPLPISQPVKAAAGSSTKPCLGYLSKLRNAALSRPTLKQYVGNATPGHYTSHELDNLGVSGEVQAVTSANAGSFRFDGRAFCSEHARATEGGIRTEDGGLVRLGSDGRVGLEEIEAAFLGTPGVDPSLVCTGWVANHFRWIVWKLAALEVSFPQCFAGRCLTPDWVMCQLKYRYDLEIDRSHRSALKKVLERDDASTKTMVLCVSGVNPPDLNQENGTSNKITDDEATPIRGSTPLRHQTCGTITVTDGWYSVQASLDRPLDHLVRTGQIHVGQKLCVNGAELIGYDQPVSPLEAPNSLMLRLHANSTRRARWNARLGFQRHSHPFPLPLGSLFADGGAVGCVDVVVLRTYPLEFMEKLSDGTTVFRCARAEDRESKHYHMEQERAREDLLSRVQSEIENEAGQTDSLPKLSKRMRRSCSTRDVMKLTGGKEINEALSSAPDPSTLEECLDCDQLRSLQEYRRTLMEEQRRDMEERFQQAWQEHIQGVSPRSVVPLLKLRIGNYHDNERDKTVATLSIWRPSEEIMQMLTEGSRLKIYHLSSSPSRYRGGSALQLSATRSTRYQSVASEPDTLKELYTPRQAACFFELDQCTVNSEVDLVGVVVHVKTHEGSSLETLYLADHEHSIVAVKFWGGLKTYCVEDLAQRGSLVSCSNLVVRLRERHKCPVLSFNELSVLSLKPRNKHLKVALEQLKMAIDDMEIFLACSKQPLEDAMNTPNRPSQQGVTEEDRTSPSSIWSRKSPSVCYLGTPAGRMSGQCKRKLLESVSEPPPLPTLNILASAGVRREFKRPRKVS